A window of Eucalyptus grandis isolate ANBG69807.140 chromosome 4, ASM1654582v1, whole genome shotgun sequence genomic DNA:
TCCTGGTCATGCCGCATTCAGTGCAATGCGGGCCAGAGGTGCGGCAGTCACTGATATTGTTGTGCTAGTGGTAGCCGCAGATGATGGAGTCATGCCCCAAACTCGAGAAGCCATGTCTCATGCAACATTGGCCAAAGTACCAGTTGTTGTTGCTATTAATAAATGCGATAAACCAGCTGCGGACCCTGAACAAGTGAAACTGCAGCTCGCATCAGAGGGGTTACTTTTAGAAGAGATGGGTGGAGATGTACAGGTAGTTGAAGTTTCAGCTGTAAAGAAAACGGGACTGGATAGGTTGGAGGAGGCATTGCTTCTGCAGGCTGAGCTTATGGATCTGAAGGCACGGATTGATGGGCCTGCGCAAGCTTATGTAGTGGAGGCAAGGCTTGATAGGGGGCGTGGTCCATTGGCCACAGCGATTGTGAAAGCAGGGACTTTGGTTTGTGGGCAGTATGTGGTTGTGGGTTCTGAGTGGGGGAGAATAAGGGCTCTCAGGGACATGGTGGGTAAGATGACTGATCGAGCAACCCCGGCTATGCCTATTGAGATTGAAGGGTTGAAGGGTCTTCCTATGGCTGGTGATGATATTGTCGTTGTAGATTCTGAGGAGCGTGCTAGAATGCTTAGTACGGGAAGAACAAGAAAGTCTGAGAAAGACAGACTTCGGAAAATAAGCGAGGGGAGGACAGAAGCTGAAGAGTCATCAGAAGAACAAGAAGTGGTGGAGAGAGTGGAAATGCCAATAATTGTGAAAGCGGATGTGCAAGGAACAGTCCAAGCTGTTACAGATGCTTTAAAAAGTTTGAATAGCCCTCAGGTAGTGCATAATACAAATATGACCATTCACTAACcattttttgcatttgcttTTGGGACATGTCTTCAATAAGAAGACAGAAGCATAAGTCATAAATTCATTGATTTTCACATACTGCATCTCCTTGAATGAGATGCTTCTTTTCTTATTGATGTTTTTTCTAATTGAACATCAATTTTCATGAACAAATGCCTTGCTTTGATGTGACACCCCTTACTACTACTTTGCACGAAGAAAATTCTGCTGTTTGCGGTAAATTCAAGTTTTTTCCCCTTGTGTGCCATCGcatcattttgtttctttcagAGCTTTATGTAAGTCATTCCTGTTGACATATATTCTTCCATTCATGTTCTCAGGTCTTTGTCAACATTGTGCATGTTGGTGTTGGACCGGTTTCTCAGTCTGATATCGACCTAGCACGAGCCTGTGGTGCATGTATAGTTGGGTTCAATGTGAAGAATCCTCCTAGTTCTGTAACTCAGGCGGCAACTAGAGCCAGTATTCAGGTATTGaatttgtttcttctttgtcAATCTTGTGACTTTTTGTTAATGGTGGCTTTTAATGTGGCATCGGAGAAATAACCGCTCGGTGAACAGGAGTAAAATTATGAAAGCAAAAGTGTTGTAATGACACGACAATTTTCACTCTGTGCTCACTTAAAATCCCACTTCCATGCATCTTAAAGATAAAGATATGCACTTCCCCTGTAAAGAACAGAACCTACCTTATTTTGGAGCTTGAGATAGCCATGGTCTGTTTATTTAATCCCCATTTTTCTGTATATTGTTTCAGATAAAAACACATCGTGTGATCTATCATCTTTTGGAGGATATGGGCAGCTTGATAGTTCACAAGGCTCCAGGGACTGCGGAGACTCAGGTAGCTGGGGAGGCTCAGGTCTTGAACATATTCGAGCTCAAAGGGAGGAGCAAATCCAAAGGAGCCGATGTGAAGATTGCTGGTTGCCGTGTTATTGACGGGCAAGTCACGAGGTCATCAACAATGAGGCTCCTGAGGAGCGGAGAAGTTATGTTCGAGGGGTCATGTGCGTCCCTCAAGAGAGAGAAGCAGGATGTTGAGACGGTAGGAAAGGGGAATGAATGTGGGCTTGTAATCCGAGACTGGGATGATTTCCAAGTTGGGGACATCATCCAGTGCTTGGAACAAGTTGTACGGAAGCCTAAGTTCATTTCATCGGAAAGTGGAGCTGTTCGAATTGAGTGCTGACAGTATGCCGTTTGAGTTGATCTCAAAAAGGCCGCGCCGACACCCCCAACAATTTTGTATTTCGGTTGACAAACAGTTCAAGTTTTGAGACTCAACATGCTGATGACCCTGCTGACTAGTACAAACCTTAGAAGTGTACATTAGCCCAGTTTGAGAagcatgatatttttatttgtatatacAATTAATAGATCTTGTGATGCGGAACACGGATGTAGTCACATTCAGGATTTGATGAATTGCTGAGAGAAACTTCTCGAGTTTTATCACCAAACCTAGAGGAACCTTTTTTTCACGCTATCATTTAAACTGCGTGGATAGGAGAGCAAGTTATCAGGATTTAGATGTGAGGAAGTGAATAACCAGGTAAAATCATGTAATGTTCTCAAGGATGCAGTCCATCTTGTCTGATGTACATGAGGATCGGATGATGCAGAGTCCTATGTTACGTTGTCCAGATGATTATATTCATGTTAAACCTGCAGAATTTCTATGTGCAGTTTAACCTACACTGCCTCGACAGGTTAGAACAGGTAGACTTTCCAAGCATAGATATGATCATACTCCATCTGAGACAGCATGGTAAGCCCTCACATTCAATTGGTGTCTGCAAGTGTTAAATGTTCCAGCACTTTTTTTTCTAggccccttctctctctctctctctctctaaacggGATactattaaatttgaatatttgagcACTGTGAGGCACGGGGCAATTTGTCAGCTGTGACATGCCTTGTGCAGGGAATCTCTCACCCTCTCAGCTGCAAGGATTCTGTGCAACTTGTGTTCCTGCTAGAAAATCTCATTGCCGCTAAAAGTTTTTAGGGACCTAGGAGACAGAAAAACTTCTGAAGGGGATAATATAATGTCATCTGGGGTAAATCAACATGCCGTAATGACAGGGTTGTTAGAAtgaactaaaaatttcaaaataaagtaaTCCCAGAAAATCATCCTcgatatttttttgggtcaaaaatcCTCAATATACATGGCTGAGGGTTCAGATGATCCTGAATTACACCGTCGCAGCGCTAATTAAACTTCTTAGAACATATATTTCCCATAATTGCTGGTAGAAACCTTACAAGAGCCAACATGCTACTGCATATATTCAACTTGCACTATTATTTTATGGTTAACCACATACCCTCCAAAACTGACCTTGCTGCCTCCTTAAGGGCCACGCTGGGGGCAAGAACTATTTAAATGGCGTTGCAGTAGAATCTAAAGCTCTGCTTCATATTTTATAAACAGGACTGGCTGTCTTTACCTCATTAATAGGGATAGTACAATGCAACCCTCTGGTCGCAGTCCCCAGCAaatcagtttttttctttttttttttttttgggtaaaccAATTCAAGCCTTTCAAACATGTGCATCAGAGAGTACATGCTGCCATTTTCCATGCGATCAAACTAGAGTTTACATTGATTACACAAAGTCGAGTTGTTCACCCCTAGGTTTGGCAGAAAGCTAGACCACAACGATTTCAATTCACCGTCCTATTCTAACATTGAGGTTTTGGCAATCCTTTGCttgactagaaaaaaaaaaaaaagtgatggaAATCTCAAAAATTAATCATCTAGTTCGATTGGAAAAGATCTTGGCCATCAATTTTGGAGCATTGATTGGTCCAATTGACTCAATGTAATCACTCTAAACTCTAATCTGGtctcatgaaaaattaaatgagcaaaattgaaagatctTTTCCAATCGAACTCGCCAAAACCTTGATGCCAAAACCTCAACGTTAGAGTAGGATGGTGAATTGAGATCGTTGGGGTCTGTAGCTCTTTGCCTAACCTAGGAGACATCGTCAAGAAAGACACAAACGCCGCCCCCTCGCAGGTGGCCGGTCGTGTGCAAACTGCAAAGCCGTCCCTTCACTACCTCGACGAGTCCGTCGCTCTTCCCCATTTAAAAATCTCACCTTTCTTCACCCACCAACACCATCTCGCCaaccctctttctctctcttctcctctctctctctcttctctctctcttcttcgccATGGAAGCCTCCGTCGCCCTCTCCCGCATAGGCCTCGCCGGGCTCGCCGTGATGGGCCAGAACCTCGCCCTCAACGTCGCCGACAAGGGCTTCCCCATCTCCGTCTACAACCGCACGGCCTCCAAGGTCGACGAGACCCTCGACCGCGCCGCCGCCGAGGGCGGCCTCCCGCTCTCCGGCCACTACTCCCCGCGCGACTTCGTGCTCTCCATCCGCCCCCCGCGCTCCGTCATCATCCTCGTCAAGGCCGGCGCCCCCGTCGACCAGACcatcgcggccctcgccgaccaCATGTCCCCCGGCGACTGCATCATCGACGGCGGCAACGAGTGGTACGAGAACACCGAGCGCCGCATCGCCGAGGCCTCCCGGCGGGGGCTCCTCTACCTCGGCATGGGGGTCAGCGGCGGCGAGGAGGGCGCCCGCCACGGCCCGTCGCTGATGCCCGGCGGATCCTTGGAGGCCTACGAGAACGTCAAGGAGATCCTGCACAAGGTCGCCGCCCAGGTGGACGACGGGCCTTGCGTCACTTACATTGGCGAAGGCGGGTCGGGGAATTTCGTCAAGATGGTGCACAACGGGATCGAGTACGGCGATATGCAGCTGATCTCGGAGGCCTACGATGTGTTGAAGAACGTGGGCGGGCTGTCGAACGAGGAGCTCGCCGCCATCTTCGACGAGTGGAACAGGGGAGAGCTCGAGAGCTTCTTGATCGAGATCACGGCGGACATCTTCAAGGTGAAGGATGAGTATGGCGATGGGGAGTTGGTGGATAAGATTCTGGATAAGACCGGGATGAAGGGCACGGGGAAGTGGACGGTGCAGCAGGCGGCGGAGCTGTCCGTGGCCGCGCCCACGATCGCCGCGTCCCTCGATTGCAGGTACCTGAGCGGGTTGAAGGAGGAGCGGGAGAGCGCGAGCAAGATCTTGAAGGAGGCAGGGTTGAAGGAGGACGTGGAGTTCGTGAGGAGCGGTATCGATAAGAAGAGATTGATTGATGATGTGAGGCAGGCGTTATATGCCTCGAAGATATGTAGCTATGCGCAGGGTATGAATCTGTTGAGGGCGAAGAGCATCGAGAAAGATTGGAACTTGAATTTCGGGGAGTTGGCGAGGATTTGGAAAGGTGGGTGCATTATCAGAGCCGTGTTTCTCGATCGGATCAAGAAGGCTTATCAGAGGAATCCAAACTTGGCGAGCTTGGTCGTGGACCCTGAGTTTGCGAGGGAGATGGTGCAGAGGCAAGCTGCGTGGAGGAGAGTTGTGGGATTGGCGATCTCGGCTGGGATTAGCACACCGGGAATGTGTGCGAGCCTTTCTTATTTCGATACTTACAGGCGCGCGAGGCTTCCGGCGAACCTCGTCCAGGCTCAGAGGGACTTGTTCGGGGCACATACCTATGAGAGGATTGATCGCCCCGGGTCTTTCCACACTGAATGGACAAAACTTGCTCGAAAGAGTGGTGCTGGTGTAGGTTCTCTTAACTGATCTGTTGTCAGTAGATTGCCCCATTGTTTGTCTGGATCAGGTCTTGCCAACGGTTTGATTTGAATTAGAGATGTAATTCTCACTGAATATTCCTGGTTAGGCATTACAATTGTTGTTCAGCCTTGAGGTTTTCGTTGTTACAAATAAGAAATGCATGCCTAAAGCCTTTCCATATGCCAATCTGCTATACACTCTGCAGTTTCTCGTCCAGTCAAATTGCATATACTCGATGTTATGTCGAGTTGGAGTATATTTGTTCCTTCATATACTTAAGAGTGAGTGATGAAGTGTTGGCCCGAGCAAATGCTGCCTGTTCACCTCTTCACTAAGTCAAGACGGGTAGAAGCCTGCTTTGATTGGAGAGAAGGGGGGGGTGGTGGGAATCGCGTAGATGCTTATGGAAACATGAAACCTCTTATGAGTTAACACTGCGAATGCTGAAATGCCGAATTCATTTAATGATGGGAGGCTTTGGAGAATGAATTTGTCTGGGACAACTAGTCTGATATCAGAATGTAGATGCAGTGATTCTGCTTAAACTGTAACTTAACATAAAGGATCTTTAACTTTTAATGGATAGCACAGCTCAAGGCTTTTCACACTTGTTTTTCATCCTTTCATTATCAATGGGACTTTTATTGATCATGATCACATAATTTCTAGTAATCTGATGATATACCACCATGGAGTTTACGATCAGGTATAGGAGGTTGAGGC
This region includes:
- the LOC104443108 gene encoding 6-phosphogluconate dehydrogenase, decarboxylating 1, chloroplastic → MEASVALSRIGLAGLAVMGQNLALNVADKGFPISVYNRTASKVDETLDRAAAEGGLPLSGHYSPRDFVLSIRPPRSVIILVKAGAPVDQTIAALADHMSPGDCIIDGGNEWYENTERRIAEASRRGLLYLGMGVSGGEEGARHGPSLMPGGSLEAYENVKEILHKVAAQVDDGPCVTYIGEGGSGNFVKMVHNGIEYGDMQLISEAYDVLKNVGGLSNEELAAIFDEWNRGELESFLIEITADIFKVKDEYGDGELVDKILDKTGMKGTGKWTVQQAAELSVAAPTIAASLDCRYLSGLKEERESASKILKEAGLKEDVEFVRSGIDKKRLIDDVRQALYASKICSYAQGMNLLRAKSIEKDWNLNFGELARIWKGGCIIRAVFLDRIKKAYQRNPNLASLVVDPEFAREMVQRQAAWRRVVGLAISAGISTPGMCASLSYFDTYRRARLPANLVQAQRDLFGAHTYERIDRPGSFHTEWTKLARKSGAGVGSLN
- the LOC104441686 gene encoding translation initiation factor IF-2, whose protein sequence is MAWRALGNKGLRVTHKILQRHALGGASASCYEDAVISVSALFRCFSDFSSVSLWQGASYRKHLSDQTLLRCFHSSTALLARGDGQFGLRTPKREKYVKRENRTQPPIEAPYVPPKVKTATKSSVDRTVDIFEGMTIVELAKRTGESLSSLQDILLNVGEKVESEFDPLSIDIAELVAMELGVNGRRRHSDEGAKLLARPPVVTVMGHVDHGKTSLLDALRQTSLVEKEAGGITQHLGAFVVSMPSGSSITFLDTPGHAAFSAMRARGAAVTDIVVLVVAADDGVMPQTREAMSHATLAKVPVVVAINKCDKPAADPEQVKLQLASEGLLLEEMGGDVQVVEVSAVKKTGLDRLEEALLLQAELMDLKARIDGPAQAYVVEARLDRGRGPLATAIVKAGTLVCGQYVVVGSEWGRIRALRDMVGKMTDRATPAMPIEIEGLKGLPMAGDDIVVVDSEERARMLSTGRTRKSEKDRLRKISEGRTEAEESSEEQEVVERVEMPIIVKADVQGTVQAVTDALKSLNSPQVFVNIVHVGVGPVSQSDIDLARACGACIVGFNVKNPPSSVTQAATRASIQIKTHRVIYHLLEDMGSLIVHKAPGTAETQVAGEAQVLNIFELKGRSKSKGADVKIAGCRVIDGQVTRSSTMRLLRSGEVMFEGSCASLKREKQDVETVGKGNECGLVIRDWDDFQVGDIIQCLEQVVRKPKFISSESGAVRIEC